TAAATGCAGGAAGCAGCACTTTGTGTTTGTAATTGTGTTATTGCATGTCGGTTTTATTCTGGTTTTTATTACTTGTAATCTATATGATGTCAGTAAGCGTAGTTGATAGATCAGAGAAATACAATGTCAATTATATCAAACTTGTGTTTTcctttgtttcttctttcttattATACCCTTCTAATTAATCATCTGTAAGCATGTAATgttataatgttaattgtttttgCCATTTGAAGCATGCAACGTTGGTTTCAAACATATAACATTGATAATGTAATTCAGTATAAGGAAAACCAAATTTaggatttttttaattaattcttaattatgatttttttctgtaaattttctattTTTGTAATTTAGGAATGCAGCAATACTTGGTGGTTTTAAGTTGAATTTAGGTTTAGAAAAGTCAACAGGGTTAGCTGAAAAGGGTTTAGAATCTTCCTAGATTGGGATTCCAAATGTCTAAACCAATACTTAATCAGAAGCCAATTCTTTGCATAAGAAAATCCCAAATGAAAATAAAACTGTTCCTAAATAGTACTAAAACCTTAAATTTCTTTCTGAGATCTGGATTTTCTCTTCTTATGAAGTGTTGGAACTCACTATTGATTTTTGCACCGTCTTTTATATATGAATAAGCTTTCCAATCCTTTTAGGGATTTATAGAAATTTCTTGCAGATGCTTGTTCTAATATCGGTGCATGAATGATTTTATAGCTTAGGAATTATAAATGGTAACTTCAATTTGCTGGACACATGTACTATTTGAGATATGGGCATTATGCTGTCATTTGAAATTTTATGGTGGACAACTTGAGTCCGGGAACCTGCTTGCTTAAAAGTTTTATAGCTCAACAAAGAGTTTCTTCTAATAATTTGATTATCCCCCTTTTCTTTACATATTTGTGAATACAAACACATATTTTTATTGTGGTTGACGTGACAATACATTTCCAGCCAACCAAGTCCACCCTAAGAATTGGTATCccatccctctcatattctgccggCCATGGGGAAAGCTGCCAGAAAATGTACCTTGCCATCCCAAACTTGCTGACTTTGCAAATTGCATGAAAAAAAAGGGTCGTGGGATGTCTATCTTTGTATCTATATTAGATGGAGATTACCATGAACATGCTGAAGATGCCAAGGCAGCCTGCAAGCAACTTGGCACCTACATTGATTACAAAAATTGCGAAGGTGTAGCAGAGATAGTTGTAGCACCGAATATGTCTGAAGGCTTTCGTGGAATAGTCCAGACTATGGGTCTTGGCAACCTCAAGCCCAATATTGTGGTTATGAGATATCCAGAAATATGGCGTCGTGAAAACCTAACTGAAATCCCAGCCACCTTTGTTGGGATAATTAATGACTGCATTGTTGCAAACAAAGCAGTTGTTATTGTCAAGGGTCTTGATGAGTGGCCCAACGTGTATCAGAGGCAATATGGTACCATTGATCTGTATTGGATTGTAAGAGATGGTGGTCTAATGCTTCTCCTTTCCCAGCTTCTTCTTACAAAGGAGAGTTTTGAGAGTTGTAAAATTCAGGTCTTCTGCATTGCAGAGGAGGATTCAGATGCAGAGGAACTTAAAGCTGATGTGAAGAAATTTCTGTATGATCTTCGGATGCAGGCTGAAGTGATTGTTATATCAATGAAATCATGGGATGCACAAGCGGAGGGTGGATCTCAACAAGATGAATCACTAGAAGCATTCACTGCTGCACAACGGCGAATTGCTAGATACTTAACTGAGATGAAGTCGAGAGCTGAAGGGGAAGGGAATGTGCTGATGGCCGATGGGAAACCTGTGATTGTGAATGAGCAACAGGTTGAGAAGTTCCTGTACACGACCCTGAAACTGAATTCAACGATATTGAGATACTCTAGAATGTCTGCAGTTGTACTTGTGAGTCTACCACCACCTCCAGTCAACCACCCAGCCTACTTTTACATGGAATACATGGATCTATTGGTAGAAAATGTGCCAAGGCTCTTGATGGTAAGAGGATACCGCAGAGATGTTGTAACACTATTCACATAGTTGCCACTGGATCTGCTTCCCGGTATCTGGGTGCCGCATTCCTCattgttcatatatatatatatatatatatatatatatatatatatattcccctCTTCAATTTTTGTAGTTTTAAATGTTACCTTCATTCTTTTCACCCTCATTCAGGCAAAAGCGGCATTCTGCTGTTAAACTCGCTAGTTGTTATAGAAAATTTTGAATTGTACAGCCCTTCTTGGGATGTGCATTTGATATACAATACAAGCCAATTTTGAGGCTATGATGCAAGATTAGGActcattttcattttatttttattgagatTAAATTACCAAGTGCGTTATAGATTTCATTTATTGCAACATATGGATGTGACGCATAGATGGCTTATGGAGCCATATAAGCTTATATAGGTTTCTGAATTTTTGTTCCATGTTCAATTAGTCTCAAATAGATTTAAGGCCTGACAAGACGCGCGTGTTTAAATGAGACGAGAACAAGAAGCTGATCAAGGTTGTTGGcttacataaaaattattattattattattattattgagtgTTTGATTGATGTTGGTTGTTCTGTCCCTCAAAAGTTTAGTGTGTCACCTCATGGATTGTAATATCAATATTAAATCACAGCTTATTGATAGTTTTAATATATGTATTAATTTGTTagcattattatttatttttttggtgATAATTATTTGTTAATCTTTCAATCTGCTAACATTCTTTTATCTTTTCCTGGAATCTATGTATTAAGCAGATATATGATTgagttttctttttttcctttcttctcaAGTACCGATATAAATTCTGTTGTAATTTCATTAATGTGAGatacatgaattttttttttagaatattattattattattattattattattattacatctaattctaattttcttcatatatattttttgaataacttaaaaaaaaaaagaagaaaaatgagtTAATTCCTTTATTGAACTGGTAatatattaatttgagtatttatattgtaatataaaaagTCGGTGTCTTCTATGGTTACTTATTTAATACAAAGTGTAATTTTGttattaaaaataagataattttgtATAAATTTAGAACTTTTCTCATAAAATTTTTATCAaatgattatttttttaaataattaattatgaaaattttattaatttaaaaaaacaaataaagtttcttcatataaaagaacataaaatattttttaaaaatttaataaataatatttaataaacctaacttattcttataattttttaacaaaatttactaCACCTGATTTAtctcttaaatttaaaaaaaatattatatgtccTTTTTTGTGtgagaactttttttttttgttaagtctattaaatttttataattaattaatttataaaaaaattattttatgaaaatataataaaataacaataaaTTTATATGATATTATCGTATTTTtataacaaaataattatattttgtataaaactaAATAACTATAGAATTCCCCTAAAAAGTTTAAGGTTTGAATTTCAAACGGTTCCTGTTCTCTTCATTCAAATATTTCCGAAGCAATAAAAAGCCTTGAAAATTCCAACTATTTAATCCCTCCAATACTAACCTTTCCAGTTTGTCGATGTCGTTTTGCATATTGACAATTTATTAGTACAGTTCTCTGCTAGGAAGGACATTTGGGATATTGTTGCAAATTCGTAATTGCTATTCTAAGTTTCCAAACACTATGGAGCTATTCTTAATATCTATTAAAAAGTCTCTGTAATTATagcaattaatttataaattaattgttaaatTATATCGTCCATTTAAAAACTTCTACAATTTAATAattgattaataatttattaaaatattataataaatttataacgtAAATTTATAATCGATTTAGTAGTGAATAATATTTTGATTGTTAGCGGTAACCGAATTAGTAATGAAATCTTAAATCAATTGCTAAATATTTTAACTCATataattttattcaaaaaataaaattaaattattgtaaaattgaatattaataataatcgattttaattaattataaaaattaattataaatttactttttttttttagtgtttcCTTAGGTCTAGCCATACTTATGTTAATATGCACATTTGTAATGTGGAGAAGGTTTATTTACTTTTTTCTCTTTTTGCTTGAATCCCCAAAACTGTTCCGTAATAAtatattgttatttttttattaaaaaattaatttgtttttatatatttaaatatttttttaaatatgtattttagtatttaaatattataatgtaaATTTGATTTACAATCAGGAGAACAtgtaaagagagagaaaaaaaaaatcatatactTTAAAATCAAGCAATAAAAggtagaaattaaataataaagagATCAATACAATTTTTAAAGAATATATTATTTaagctttatttttttttgtctGTTCGGtgacaattttattttttaatttttcatttataaaaacAAAAAACTGTTTTTACTTTCTGTTTTTgaatttttgggaaattaatttttttctttttttaattattttgtaaattcacTTTTGAATAGCAATAAATCAATACTAATATTTTTCCcaacaaaaaaaataatactaatatttttaaatttaaagttacaaaatcaattaaaaataattgtttCCCACTATAGTCATTAAATTCAGTTTATAAGAAaatgattattttattatattttgggaattaatgatttttttccttatttaaaaagagaaaaaaattgaatataataaaaatagatgaaagattttttttttctttgatctattaaaaaagaaaaaaaaattgatataatagaaaaagaaaatgatGATAAGAGGGAAAGAATACCGAGAATTATGAAAAGAATTTAGTGGAAGGTAATTTTGGTTTTGAAAACAACCACCCAAAAATCATGAttggtagtttttttttttttttttttttaaaaaaagacgttatcaaataaatgagtaataagaaaaagaatcaatttatccaaataaattttgtatttcttattaaaagaaaactaaaaattaaaaactaCAATAATACCAAACACCCCCAAAATCAAGAAATTCAattctttaattatattaaaataaatacaaaaatatacataaattttaaaatatatatatattattcaagcTTTTTTTTTCTTGTCATTTTCTAttgtcttttttttatatatctttattttaatttttttagagtattctatatatatatatataatattaaattagcaTACATATGCAcctaattttcaaaaaaaaaaaaaaaaaattgggaggGTTATCCACATGCGTGTTTAGAATTGCTCACAAAAAACGGATGAGTGGCTAGGTGGGCACATCGTATAAGACTGGGAGTGTGGGACTTGCCCTGCAGTTCACACCTGGCGCCCGCAAGCACTGGTCATTCAAGTTGCATTTGGTCACTAAACCCCCTGTGTGGCCGTATACAACTGCTCCATCGTCCAAACTCAGCAGCCCAAATCCAAACTCGATCCAATTATTAAATAACAAATTCACACTAATAACTCGCTTTCCCAAACCTTAATTTCTCTcctgtttctttttttttctttttttttttactttttatctatttattattATAAGCCTCTTTCTTTATCTTTTTGATAAATCTCTCCTTTTTTCTTGATATTTATCAGAATACTAGAAAGAAtagatttatttaaaaaatagaagATATTAATTtattagagagagagaggatagaCTCATCTgaaagagggagagagaaatggaTAAAAGAGATTTATTCGTGAGAGATTTATTAGAGATAAAAatataagaagacaaaaaaaATAGAGTGAGAGATTTATCTGAGATATATATCTTTTCATAACGATTGAAGAGATATATcggcatgtatatatatatatatatttctgaaAATATAGGTTTttagtaaaaattattttattgagaGAGAGaattattttttagtatttatggtatatttaataattagccttttcagaaagagagagagaaagagaaagagaaagataaAAGTTATAGTCACATAATGAGATTTATTAGAAGGGTCAAATaaagatcaaataaaaattaaattaaataaatagtaaaaataaaatatatgaataaatgttttatattaaaatttataaaatattgaaGCTAGTATTTTTTTTCTACAAAaggtaaattattaaaataaattcaataatttcaAATTCTAAATTAATATGATAGGAAAATAGTTACATTACAATTTTATATGAAAcaaaattatttgagttaataaaaattaaattaaattgataatttttacattataatatttttaaaaaaatgtaattaaattaattaaatattttttaattattaatataaaagtaTTATACAAATAAAACCTTAACATTGATTATTTAGTCAAATGGTAAGAGATAACAATATATTATTTTACTTAAAGTATTCAATTCCTTTcttttttaagtttttattttttaaaaaatcaacaaaaaatataaatgaaGAGAAATATAAGATAGtaggaattaaattataaaaaatatattttatttaatttcatatattaatttattttttatgctTTTCCTTTAAAATGAACAATAATCAATTCTAATGATAGATTAGCAATATGAAAGTTTACGCATGCACTCAAATtgaagagaagaaaaagaaacaacCTCGTTTGTCCACATACAAATGGAGGTGCCCTCCAGTCTCTAAAATCTAAGGTCATAGTCAAAAGTAGTTGCCTCTTCCCACTTGGCCCAAGTCAGCGCCTACTTtgcaaaaaaaacaaaaaaaggtcAGCGCCTTCAATTAGGACCAACTCAATCCACCCGTCTTTAATAATAACATATTCACACAAACAACTCACTTTTCCAATCTTAGAATCTGTTTGACAGTATATTGAGAggcttaaaattatttttttaataaaaatattattttaaatattattaaaaattaatttaaaaaataattttattaatttaatatttttataattaaaatttattaaatttaattttaaattattttttaatattttttaaataatataattaaaaaaataatttttttaatgataatttcaatagtaatactaaaattttatttaatattgagttttaatctataaaattaattttttaaataaaagtatTGTTTAAATATCTATGAGTGattcaatattaaaataaaatgcgctgaatttatcttaattttaaaaattatttcaataaaAAGGATTTGCGCCTTATTTgagtatattttttttttaattttaaagatcTATTAAAACTTGAGAGATATCTAATTTTTACTTCACCACTAAACTAGTTCTCTTATATCATATTAGAGATTAAGAATCCAAACTTGATAACTGATAAATTTTTTCTAAacagatattttttttttatttttattatttattttattttatcttattttataaaTAGCGCGTCACAAGTATGGATAACAACTCACTCATCTCATAAACTGCACTGTCTATAAACAATCACACTAAATTAttacaaattaatttttaaaataatataattaaaaatttctttttttattaatgagatttagtgatattaaaattatttttaaaattataaaatttttaaaattgtaaggtttcaaatagaatctcaatagaaattatttctaaaaaaaaaaaaatctcttcgcGTATTAATTTGCTTTAATCTGGGCTTCTTcaagcattaaaaaaaaaaaatccccttTATTTAGAAAAATCACAGCTGGCATACTCTAGCTCAGGGAATCTGATGATCTCAGCGGCTTATACGTGTCCTTTTCCACTAAATCCTTGCTGTTGTAGAATCCTATCCACTGTTGTCTATAAAGATTCTGGCAAATCATTCGCTTCCCGCTCCCGGCTCGTGAGGAAGgaacaaagaaagaaagagagggaGCGCCTCTTTCTCACGCAACCTTCCTTACATTTCCGGTCACTGCTGAATTTTCCCCATTCCGGCTAATCTTTCAAGTCTTCCTCTAAGTTCTGTTCTCAATCAGGTGGTTTCATTAATTTAGAATACTAATAGTAATAAAATGTTGCACTTAGATTCCATGTATCGATTCGCTTCTATTCTATATGTttgattatattattattattttaataatgatGATCGCTTTCATTGAAGAGGTCACTTTATGGATCGATCTATTTGTTTATAGTTTTCTAGTGGAAATTTAGTTTAAAAATCTGACGTTCGGTTTCAGAATCTTCtttgaattttttattgatttttcttagtTACTGTTTGGTTGCTGAGAAAATCTGCTGAGATTTTCATAGTTTGAGATCTGTGTACTGATGCATTTTGGTTTCAATTCTTTAGAAACTGAAAATTAGAATGGCAGTTGGTACGGAAGCGATAGGTGGAGATAATGGGGTCAGGAGGAGAGGTTGTTCGTGCACAAAGAGCGATTTTCTCCCTGAGGAGTCGTTCCAAAGCATGGGCAACTACTTCCAGGCACTTCGTGAGACTCCTATGCGGTTCAAGGACAGGCTCCTTGCCAGATCCATGGACTCCACCGAGATCAATGAGGTCAAGGCCCGGAGCGAGCATGAGATGAAGAAGAACCTAAATTGGTGGGACCTCATCTGGTTCGGCATCGGCGCTGTTATTGGCGCTGGAATATTTGTCCTCACCGGACTCGAGGCAAAGGTGGACGCCGGTCCTGCCGTTGTCTTGTCATACGTGGTTTCAGGGATTTCCGCCATGCTCTCCGTCTTCTGTTACACCGAGTTCGCCGTGGAAATTCCGGTTGCAGGTACACAATCTTTTTGCATATTTTTAGttgtataataaataaattaaatctgactatatcaattttaataaatgcGTATCTTAAATAAGACATTTTTAGGAATGCCTTGAAATATATGCTTTCTTTATTTAGCGAGATTATTACTTTTCTTAAACgaagaatgattttttttaattaagagtAATTGTTATTTTTTAGTGTTTTGatgtatttaataattaatttttttaaaaaaataaaattataaatttcattATTAATAAACTGATAAaagataaaaatttatatataaaaaatattaatttttatcattcTCAGTATATAATATAATTAGTCATTTTAAATGGTAAAATATATCAAGAGCGCTAATAAATTATGCTctctacataaaaaaaaaaaaattttttttttccttatttttgaATAGTACTTCCATGTACTTTGAGAGAATATAAAAAGCGAGTGCACTTGTGTATATATTTTTTACTTTTAACTTTGCTTCCCTtccatgagaaaagaaaaattttaatttcggTTTTAAAGGCCAATACTTTTGTCAATTTGAAATTATTGCTTAAAGATTATGATAAACAGGAGATACTACATGAAAAGACTAGTTTGGATAATACATTCACTTTGAGGTTGACCTTGACCTGGCACATGCTTATGATTACAATTATTGTCCTCGATGACGACAACTTTTTCTTTGTTGCTTCTGTAATATGGCTGAACTTTCTTCTTCCTGAATAGAAAATTAAAAGGTTAGAATTCTTATCTAATTAGGTCGTGTCATAAGACATAAAATGAAGTTTGCTAATATGATCGTCTTTCTTTTATATCAGGCGGTTCATTTGCTTACCTAAGAGTAGAGCTTGGTGACTTCGTGGCCTTCATTGGCGCTGGCAACATCCTCCTTGAGTATGTGATTGGTGGTGCTGCTGTATCCCGCTCATGGACATCTTACTTCGCCACCCTCTGCAACCACAAACCTGATGATTTTCGAATCATAGCCCATAGTCTTCCTGATGATTATGGCCACCTTGATCCCATTGCCGTTGTTGTTGTTTCCATCATTTGTGTCCTCGCTGTCCTTAGCACCAAGGGATCGTCACGCTTCAATTACATTGCCTCCATTGTCCACATTGTGGTGATTCTATTCATCATTATTGGCGGCCTTATCAATGCAGACACCAAAAATTACTCCGACTTTGTTCCCTACGGTCCTCGGGGAATTTTTAAAGCTTCAGCTGTGCTTTTCTTTGCATATGTTGGATTCGATGCTGTTTCCACAATGGCTGAAGAAACCAAAAATCCTGCTCGAGATATTCCTATTGGGCTTGTGGGCTCAATGACAATAACTACATTGCTCTATTGTTTGCTAGCCGTGACATTGTGTCTCATGGTTCCATACCAGCAAATCGATCCAGATGCCCCATTTTCTGTAGCATTTCAGGTTGTAGGTTGGGATTGGGCTAAATACGTTGTGGCTGCAGGCGCATTGAAAGGCATGACCACTGTTTTGCTTGTTTCAGCAGTAGGTCAGGCCCGTTATCTCACACACATTGCTCGTACTCACATGATGCCACCTTGGCTAGCACAGGTCAATGCAAAGACTGGGACTCCGGTA
Above is a genomic segment from Hevea brasiliensis isolate MT/VB/25A 57/8 chromosome 17, ASM3005281v1, whole genome shotgun sequence containing:
- the LOC110645659 gene encoding cationic amino acid transporter 1, which produces MAVGTEAIGGDNGVRRRGCSCTKSDFLPEESFQSMGNYFQALRETPMRFKDRLLARSMDSTEINEVKARSEHEMKKNLNWWDLIWFGIGAVIGAGIFVLTGLEAKVDAGPAVVLSYVVSGISAMLSVFCYTEFAVEIPVAGGSFAYLRVELGDFVAFIGAGNILLEYVIGGAAVSRSWTSYFATLCNHKPDDFRIIAHSLPDDYGHLDPIAVVVVSIICVLAVLSTKGSSRFNYIASIVHIVVILFIIIGGLINADTKNYSDFVPYGPRGIFKASAVLFFAYVGFDAVSTMAEETKNPARDIPIGLVGSMTITTLLYCLLAVTLCLMVPYQQIDPDAPFSVAFQVVGWDWAKYVVAAGALKGMTTVLLVSAVGQARYLTHIARTHMMPPWLAQVNAKTGTPVNATIVMLAATAIIAFFTNLSILSNLLSISTLFIFMLVALALLVRRYYVSGMTTSADRTKLIVCILVILGSSVATAAIWGAGGGGWIGYVITLPIWFFATLALNVFVPQARPPKLWGVPLVPWLPSASILINIFLLGSIDRASFVRFGVWTVILLIYYFLFGLHASYDTAKESRENRAEDGWKGMEEGA